One region of Mus musculus strain C57BL/6J chromosome 15, GRCm38.p6 C57BL/6J genomic DNA includes:
- the Asb8 gene encoding ankyrin repeat and SOCS box protein 8, with translation MSSSMWYIMQSIQSKYSLSERLIRTIAAIRSFPHDNVEDLIRGGADVNCTHGTLKPLHCACMVSDADCVELLLEKGAEVNALDGYNRTALHYAAEKDEACVEVLLEYGANPNALDGNRDTPLHWAAFKNNAECVRALLESGASVNALDYNNDTPLSWAAMKGNLESVSILLDYGAEVRVINLKGQTPISRLVALLVRGLGTEKEDSCFELLHRAVGQFELRKNGIMPREVTKDQQLCEKLTVLCSAPGTLKTLARYAVRRSLGLQYLPDAVKGLPLPVSLKDYLLLLE, from the exons ATGAGTTCCAGCATGTGGTATATTATGCAGAGCATTCAGAGCAAATACTCCCTCTCCGAACGCCTGATCCGAACCATCGCTGCCATCCGCTCCTTCCCACATGACAACGTAGAGGACCTCATCAGAGGG GGAGCAGATGTGAACTGCACGCACGGCACACTGAAGCCCCTCCACTGTGCCTGCATGGTGTCCGACGCCGACTGCGTAGAGCTCCTCCTGGAGAAGGGAGCAGAG GTCAATGCCCTGGATGGTTACAACCGAACGGCCCTCCACTATGCAGCAGAGAAAGATGAGGCTTGTGTGGAGGTCCTACTGGAGTATGGGGCAAACCCCAATGCACTGGACGGCAACAGAGACACCCCGCTTCATTGGGCAGCCTTTAAGAACAATGCTGAGTGTGTGCGGGCTCTCCTGGAGAGCGGGGCCTCCGTCAATGCCCTGGATTACAACAACGATACGCCGCTCAGCTGGGCTGCCATGAAGGGAAATCTTGAGAGTGTCAGCATCCTTCTTGATTATGGTGCTGAGGTCAGAGTcatcaacttaaaaggccagacACCCATCTCCCGCCTGGTGGCTCTGCTAGTGAGAGGACTTGGAACAGAAAAAGAAGACTCCTGCTTTGAGCTCCTCCATAGAGCTGTTGGACAGTTTGAATTAAGGAAAAACGGCATCATGCCCCGAGAAGTGACCAAAGACCAGCAGCTGTGTGAAAAACTGACTGTGTTGTGCTCAGCACCAGGGACGCTTAAAACCCTCGCCCGCTATGCTGTGCGCCGTAGCCTCGGTCTCCAGTACCTGCCCGACGCAGTGAAGGGTCTCCCACTGCCAGTGTCTTTGAAGGACTACCTGTTACTCTTGGAGTAG